A genomic window from Actinomycetaceae bacterium MB13-C1-2 includes:
- a CDS encoding SprT-like domain-containing protein — translation MGGSSTEEAVGYVNSFALDVLIMHDLQGWAIVWDHAKRRAGACNYAKKTLSFSKTLMALYPRDVQRDVVLHEAAHALAGPKAGHGPEWKKIATEIGASPKALLPNWLPPAPAKWIGTCPRCGQRRNLHRMPKRVVSCGRCSKRFDPSVIFEWTRDGIPTQPGGDYARELKRISRRRTLLG, via the coding sequence GTGGGAGGTTCGAGCACGGAAGAGGCGGTTGGCTACGTCAACTCTTTTGCTCTCGATGTGCTTATCATGCATGACCTCCAGGGCTGGGCGATAGTGTGGGACCACGCCAAGCGTCGTGCAGGTGCGTGCAACTACGCGAAGAAGACCCTTAGCTTTTCCAAGACCCTGATGGCCCTATATCCCCGGGATGTTCAAAGAGACGTGGTGTTGCACGAGGCGGCCCATGCCCTCGCTGGACCCAAAGCAGGGCACGGACCCGAGTGGAAGAAAATCGCCACAGAGATCGGGGCGAGCCCAAAGGCTCTACTGCCTAACTGGCTTCCGCCCGCACCGGCGAAGTGGATTGGCACATGCCCTCGTTGCGGTCAGAGAAGAAACCTTCATCGAATGCCCAAACGGGTTGTATCGTGCGGGAGGTGCTCAAAGCGGTTTGATCCGTCAGTGATTTTCGAGTGGACTCGCGATGGTATCCCTACCCAACCGGGAGGCGACTATGCGAGGGAGCTCAAGAGAATATCCCGCAGGCGGACGTTGCTCGGGTAA
- a CDS encoding DUF3418 domain-containing protein: MSYPDLPVSEHRGEIAEAIKNHQVVIVSGETGSGKTTQLPKICLEIGRGIAGMIGHTQPRRIAARAVAERIADELETTVGRDPGDIIGYQVRFTDEVGPTTLIKLMTDGILLAEIGTDPLLRQYDTIIVDEAHERSLNIDFILGYLATLLTKRPDLKVIITSATIDSARFAQHFSSVTGDEVPVIEVSGRAYPVEVRYRPLSADLAPARTGTESAPNADDVRDGPPGASNSDSESASDEEKLSQVSRAGGVGTQLQPEQDGGDLPELGYGLGEDIDLETALTEAVAELLDEPEGDILVFLPGERDIREAEQALVDALGPRYVKDEKRPHRPDGIEVVPLYARLSAAEQHRIYAPHSLRRVVLSTNIAETSLTVPGVRYVIDSGLARISRFSNKTKVQRLPIERISQASAAQRAGRAGRVAPGVAIRLYSERDHLHQSEFTEPEILRTSLASVILQMSVLGLGAVAEFPFLDRPNSRAVRDGVQLLMEIGALDEDEHVTALGRRLARLPIDPRLGRMLIEADKLGCASEVLVIVAALSIQDVRERPLDRVQQADQAHARFADRSSDFITYLNMWRYLSVMSRDLSGSAFRRLCKAEYFHYLRYREWRDIVGQIRRMCQQLGINVAPIGIPSPREVAAFRDAEHPAVAAVIEFGEGPGSVSADEVHRAVLSGLLSNIGNWDEVKHNYQGARGSRFTIWPGSALRRRTPGWVMAAELVETSRLFARTVAAIKPEWIEEYAGPLMKRSYSEPIWSRAKGSATVKERVTLYGLTLAADRQVPLTQLGDTPIGRTYLGEDTWVTARSLAHDMFISNALVDGDWREGHHAFVRHNQQVMDEATELSNRLRDPSLVPDEAVRYRFFDARIPAKITSAASFNRWWKDKRRSEPDLLDYSLGELLPAGAVLDPDGFPDTWKQGELEFPVSYSFDPGDKQDGVTVTIPLRVLQGVRDEGFDWLVPGLQRDLCIAMVRGLPKAKRRLLAPAQQHGEAIWQRMVDEREGRTSTAANVQDAGAEPEADPYSLEASLDRLRNWGSSGTVRQTKNAIRATRSDSETSRQSASVRDGAGQSSFSVDFGDGSGETSSALDRRLVAGRDFQAFAPAAQSESVEPISSRLELAEVPSSSAAVEENGLGEAAHAPGSAGQSGASEPFMIAFARAVRNSRGIELSQDDLRQAQNSLPSHLRVGFRVVDDMGAIIGASDSLADLQKRFKRQVDQIVDAAVKGALATAARGQAKAKKRRAKDLLVQTTKVPKDQLEARAEQDLVRRLLEDLRLDQTRVTTRWTGREALLLAASPYPNTAALVEDAQRAAMADLVRELLPEGGALSIQSPGADGRGVLSVGAIGGEERDNGRARMLEASDTASLEGRSEDSYQELRSKIRDRLEDRVYEVLGGVVRSAEAFAQVQDALQNHQSESLKMVLRDTKRHSRALFANGYLTYLPWEVRQHLPRYLQADARRIEAATRAPQAVKVDAERMSELNNVIREYEAARAHTEARPYSRRAERELEEVRMLIEELRVSLFAQSLGTSQRVSATRIRRRLEAME; the protein is encoded by the coding sequence ATGTCGTACCCGGACCTGCCAGTCAGCGAGCACCGCGGAGAGATCGCTGAGGCAATCAAGAACCACCAGGTCGTGATTGTTTCCGGTGAGACGGGCTCGGGAAAGACGACGCAACTTCCCAAAATCTGCCTCGAGATCGGACGAGGAATCGCCGGAATGATCGGGCACACCCAACCCCGGCGAATCGCGGCACGAGCTGTCGCTGAACGAATCGCGGATGAACTTGAGACGACTGTCGGTCGCGATCCCGGTGACATCATTGGCTACCAGGTGCGATTCACTGATGAGGTTGGGCCAACCACTCTGATCAAGCTGATGACCGATGGCATCCTGCTGGCCGAGATTGGGACTGATCCTCTACTTCGTCAGTACGACACGATCATCGTGGACGAGGCGCATGAGCGCTCTCTTAACATCGACTTCATCTTGGGCTACCTAGCGACACTCCTCACGAAGCGGCCGGACCTCAAGGTCATCATTACCTCTGCAACCATCGACTCGGCTCGGTTCGCCCAGCACTTTAGTTCCGTCACCGGGGACGAGGTTCCCGTCATAGAAGTCTCCGGTCGCGCCTATCCGGTGGAGGTTAGATATAGGCCACTAAGTGCCGACCTGGCTCCCGCGAGAACCGGCACAGAGTCCGCGCCGAACGCAGACGACGTGAGGGACGGTCCGCCAGGTGCATCAAACTCGGATTCCGAATCTGCCTCGGACGAGGAGAAACTCTCCCAGGTCAGCCGCGCGGGCGGTGTCGGCACTCAGCTTCAGCCAGAACAGGACGGCGGTGATCTGCCCGAGCTGGGGTATGGACTGGGGGAAGACATTGACCTGGAGACCGCGCTAACCGAGGCTGTGGCCGAGCTGCTCGATGAGCCCGAGGGAGATATTCTCGTCTTTCTTCCGGGGGAGCGTGACATTCGCGAGGCCGAGCAGGCACTCGTTGACGCACTCGGACCTCGCTATGTGAAGGACGAAAAGAGACCTCACCGCCCGGACGGCATTGAGGTAGTACCGCTTTATGCACGCCTGAGCGCTGCAGAGCAACACCGGATCTATGCCCCGCACTCACTAAGGCGTGTGGTCCTATCGACCAACATCGCGGAGACTTCACTGACGGTTCCGGGGGTGCGCTATGTGATCGACTCCGGCCTTGCGAGAATCAGTCGTTTTTCGAATAAGACCAAAGTGCAACGTTTGCCGATCGAGCGAATCTCGCAGGCGTCGGCAGCTCAGCGTGCTGGCCGTGCTGGCCGTGTCGCACCGGGCGTTGCGATCCGTCTCTACTCGGAGCGCGACCACCTCCATCAAAGCGAGTTCACCGAACCGGAAATACTCCGAACCTCCCTCGCCTCCGTGATCCTACAGATGAGCGTTCTGGGTCTCGGCGCAGTCGCGGAGTTCCCATTCCTCGACCGCCCCAATTCGAGGGCGGTGCGCGACGGCGTTCAACTCCTGATGGAGATCGGTGCCCTTGATGAGGATGAGCATGTTACGGCGCTGGGGAGGCGTCTCGCTCGGCTCCCGATTGACCCTCGCCTCGGCAGAATGTTAATCGAGGCTGACAAGCTTGGTTGTGCCTCCGAGGTTTTGGTTATTGTTGCGGCTTTGTCGATTCAGGATGTGCGTGAGCGTCCTCTTGATCGTGTGCAGCAGGCGGATCAGGCACACGCGCGCTTCGCTGACCGCTCCTCGGACTTCATTACGTACCTCAACATGTGGCGATACCTCAGCGTCATGTCTCGTGACCTGTCAGGCAGTGCGTTCCGTAGGCTCTGCAAAGCCGAGTATTTTCACTACCTGCGCTATCGCGAATGGCGCGATATTGTCGGGCAGATCAGGCGCATGTGCCAGCAGTTAGGCATTAACGTTGCTCCCATTGGGATTCCGTCGCCCCGCGAGGTGGCGGCTTTTCGCGACGCCGAGCATCCTGCCGTTGCCGCGGTCATCGAGTTCGGGGAGGGTCCGGGTTCCGTTAGTGCGGATGAGGTTCATCGTGCCGTCCTCTCCGGTCTGCTCTCCAACATCGGGAACTGGGACGAGGTAAAGCACAATTACCAGGGCGCCCGCGGTAGTCGATTCACTATCTGGCCGGGTTCGGCCCTGCGCCGTCGCACTCCAGGGTGGGTAATGGCTGCGGAGCTGGTTGAGACCTCGCGGCTGTTCGCCCGGACCGTTGCCGCGATCAAGCCGGAGTGGATCGAGGAGTACGCGGGTCCGCTCATGAAACGTAGTTATTCTGAGCCGATCTGGTCTCGCGCTAAGGGGAGTGCCACGGTCAAGGAGAGGGTTACCCTTTACGGACTGACGCTCGCCGCCGACCGACAGGTACCACTGACCCAGCTTGGCGACACTCCTATCGGACGCACCTACTTGGGTGAGGATACCTGGGTGACCGCGCGGTCCCTCGCCCACGATATGTTCATTTCAAACGCGTTGGTTGACGGGGATTGGCGCGAGGGTCATCACGCGTTCGTGAGACACAACCAGCAGGTGATGGATGAGGCGACAGAGCTCTCCAATCGTCTCCGCGATCCGTCCTTGGTGCCAGACGAGGCAGTGCGTTACCGGTTCTTCGACGCGCGGATTCCCGCAAAAATAACGTCGGCCGCCTCCTTCAATCGGTGGTGGAAGGACAAGCGTCGTAGCGAACCCGATCTTCTGGACTACTCCCTCGGTGAACTGCTACCGGCAGGGGCAGTACTTGACCCCGATGGATTCCCCGACACTTGGAAACAGGGGGAGTTGGAGTTTCCAGTCTCGTACTCGTTCGACCCCGGAGACAAGCAGGATGGCGTCACGGTGACGATTCCCCTCAGAGTGTTGCAGGGTGTACGGGACGAGGGGTTCGATTGGCTGGTTCCAGGTCTGCAGCGTGATCTGTGTATCGCGATGGTTCGGGGACTACCTAAGGCAAAGCGACGCCTGCTCGCCCCAGCTCAGCAGCACGGCGAGGCGATCTGGCAGCGAATGGTTGACGAGCGTGAAGGACGCACCTCGACTGCCGCAAACGTGCAGGATGCGGGTGCGGAACCTGAGGCGGACCCCTATTCGTTGGAGGCATCGCTTGATCGCCTGAGAAACTGGGGTTCCTCTGGAACAGTTCGCCAGACGAAGAACGCTATCCGGGCGACGCGAAGTGACTCGGAGACTTCCCGACAATCGGCGAGTGTTAGGGATGGTGCGGGACAGTCGAGTTTTTCTGTGGACTTTGGTGATGGTTCAGGGGAGACTTCATCTGCACTAGACCGGCGACTGGTGGCCGGGAGGGATTTTCAGGCCTTCGCGCCTGCGGCACAGTCTGAGTCCGTGGAACCAATTTCGTCAAGACTAGAACTAGCTGAGGTCCCATCAAGCTCGGCAGCGGTTGAGGAGAACGGATTGGGAGAGGCGGCCCACGCGCCCGGGTCCGCGGGGCAGAGCGGGGCATCGGAACCGTTCATGATTGCATTTGCTCGGGCGGTGCGGAACTCGCGCGGCATTGAGCTCAGCCAGGATGACCTGCGTCAAGCGCAAAACTCACTCCCGTCTCACCTGCGAGTAGGTTTCCGTGTGGTTGACGATATGGGAGCGATCATTGGCGCTTCAGACTCACTCGCGGATTTACAGAAGCGTTTCAAGAGGCAGGTGGACCAGATAGTCGACGCTGCCGTGAAGGGAGCGTTAGCGACAGCAGCAAGGGGACAAGCCAAGGCCAAAAAGAGGAGAGCGAAAGATCTCCTCGTTCAGACAACAAAGGTTCCTAAGGACCAACTAGAGGCTCGTGCCGAACAGGATCTTGTTAGGCGCCTACTTGAGGATCTGCGCCTGGATCAAACTAGGGTCACGACGCGATGGACGGGTCGGGAGGCCCTTTTACTCGCGGCTTCTCCCTATCCGAACACGGCAGCCCTGGTCGAAGACGCGCAACGAGCGGCGATGGCTGATCTGGTGAGAGAACTCTTGCCGGAGGGCGGGGCATTGAGTATCCAGAGTCCGGGAGCTGATGGCCGTGGGGTCCTGAGCGTGGGGGCTATTGGTGGTGAGGAACGTGATAATGGCCGTGCTCGGATGCTCGAGGCCTCCGACACGGCGAGTCTAGAAGGCCGGAGCGAGGATTCCTACCAGGAGCTTCGATCAAAGATTCGTGACCGGCTTGAGGACCGAGTTTACGAGGTTCTGGGTGGAGTTGTTAGGTCAGCGGAAGCGTTTGCCCAGGTTCAGGATGCGTTGCAGAATCACCAGAGTGAGTCCCTCAAGATGGTATTGCGCGACACGAAGCGTCACTCGAGGGCACTGTTTGCGAATGGATATCTGACCTACTTGCCTTGGGAGGTCCGCCAGCACCTTCCGCGCTACCTACAGGCGGATGCCAGACGTATTGAGGCAGCCACTCGAGCACCCCAAGCAGTGAAGGTGGACGCAGAGCGGATGTCTGAACTGAACAATGTCATCAGGGAATACGAGGCGGCACGGGCTCACACCGAAGCCCGGCCCTACTCCCGAAGAGCCGAACGTGAACTCGAAGAAGTGCGGATGCTAATTGAGGAATTGAGGGTGTCTCTCTTCGCTCAATCATTGGGAACATCTCAAAGGGTCTCAGCAACCCGAATAAGAAGAAGGCTAGAGGCAATGGAATAA
- a CDS encoding alpha/beta fold hydrolase, which yields MSEVRILTPRGVELAGTYTAPVDSTDAAVLFSHSFLMDRSSSAHFPKLAKRYRGLGYATLGFDYSGHGSSDDDRITVEHRTEDLRAASGWLAEQGYTRQLIHAHSTGSLSAFRGRPPAVESLFVTSGVLGPVSYEWESIFSSEQLDELDRTGLMEIPDDSPTPRRCFTINSQTLIDLSLNKPEELLHDLTSPVCLVFDRADEKRGLVATATEAFHLLPDGSRLEVVEDAAFSLEENLDLLCDLAEKWIVQQLPIGRTHSGQSGRV from the coding sequence GTGAGCGAAGTACGCATCCTGACCCCGCGCGGTGTGGAGCTGGCCGGAACCTACACCGCCCCGGTTGACTCAACCGACGCGGCGGTACTGTTCTCGCACTCATTCCTAATGGACCGCAGTTCGAGCGCCCATTTTCCCAAGTTGGCGAAAAGATACCGGGGCCTCGGATACGCAACGCTCGGGTTCGACTACTCGGGACATGGAAGCTCGGATGACGACCGCATAACTGTCGAACACAGAACTGAGGACCTGCGAGCCGCCTCGGGCTGGTTGGCCGAGCAGGGCTACACGCGCCAACTAATACACGCGCACTCCACCGGATCGCTGTCGGCTTTCCGCGGTCGACCACCGGCAGTGGAGTCGCTCTTCGTAACCAGTGGCGTGTTGGGCCCGGTTAGCTACGAGTGGGAGTCGATATTCTCTTCAGAGCAGCTTGATGAACTGGACCGAACCGGACTGATGGAAATCCCGGACGATTCGCCCACGCCCCGCCGTTGCTTCACAATCAACTCTCAGACGCTGATTGATCTGTCATTGAATAAACCCGAGGAGTTGTTACACGACCTTACCTCTCCGGTTTGCCTAGTGTTCGACAGGGCAGATGAGAAGCGGGGTCTGGTTGCGACCGCGACGGAAGCCTTCCACTTGCTTCCCGACGGCTCCAGGCTTGAAGTGGTAGAAGACGCTGCGTTTAGCCTGGAAGAGAACCTGGACTTACTCTGCGATCTTGCGGAGAAGTGGATTGTGCAGCAACTTCCGATCGGACGGACCCATAGTGGCCAATCTGGACGGGTCTAG
- a CDS encoding ABC-ATPase domain-containing protein — MRDYGNNPRKQGGRGDRRRFDDTPKKGTDRDLLKLLHSIDGSSYGAYKQAVGEWDYGSFVLYIDRIQADPYAPPSSLRVVTWPDKMGLPEQTFTTGEQQTATADFLVRSLSKALRADKRFSSVSIVSVGQEILERSAASVGPKQVELRIQVSMPARGRTVLGHQAATIFDVELPDALGETFDFLSTHADGYRERLLEHVHTYEDYCALQRALTDNNWTSFIANEAILARKSGISQLPMEDSVPFRSPESLLRTVELPHAGTVRGMAIEPGITLIVGGGYHGKSTVLSAIQRGVYAHVPGDGRELVATLPAAMKIRAADGRPVTKVDVSPFINHLPTGSNTSRFSTQNASGSTSQAASIIEALGARSPLLLIDEDTSATNLMIRDERMRELVVSSQEPITPLIDRIRGLYESDSVSLILVMGGSGAYLDVADRVLQMDSYRCEDVTERAHKIAEENPRERTDIAGFPDLLPRCPTRIKTGGDRQKTKVSGTHSIGIDKQNIDVSDVEQVVEQGQTEAIAWAVRGILQALSDGEKTVADLTEEVEAILEKDGLDALVRFGARKYPAFLARPRAVDIAAALNRYRALEIA; from the coding sequence ATGCGCGACTACGGAAACAATCCTCGTAAACAAGGCGGTCGCGGCGACCGGCGCCGCTTTGATGACACCCCCAAGAAGGGCACCGACCGTGACCTACTGAAACTGCTTCACAGCATCGATGGGTCCTCGTACGGCGCCTACAAGCAGGCAGTCGGCGAATGGGATTACGGTTCATTCGTTCTATACATTGATCGCATCCAAGCCGATCCATACGCCCCTCCCTCGTCACTCCGAGTCGTCACTTGGCCCGACAAAATGGGACTTCCCGAACAAACCTTTACAACCGGCGAGCAGCAAACCGCAACTGCCGACTTCCTCGTCCGGTCCTTAAGTAAGGCGCTAAGAGCCGACAAACGTTTTTCTTCCGTTTCAATCGTTTCGGTCGGGCAGGAAATCCTGGAACGCTCTGCGGCATCGGTTGGTCCGAAACAAGTGGAGTTACGAATCCAAGTCTCAATGCCGGCCCGTGGGCGCACTGTGCTCGGTCACCAGGCCGCAACGATTTTCGATGTCGAGCTGCCGGACGCTCTTGGCGAGACCTTCGACTTCCTCTCCACTCACGCCGACGGGTATCGCGAACGTCTCCTCGAGCACGTTCACACGTACGAGGATTACTGCGCCCTACAACGTGCTCTCACTGACAACAACTGGACCTCGTTTATTGCTAACGAGGCGATCCTCGCTCGCAAATCCGGTATCTCCCAGTTGCCGATGGAAGACTCAGTTCCATTTAGGTCCCCTGAGTCGTTGCTTCGAACAGTCGAGCTTCCTCATGCGGGAACAGTGCGAGGAATGGCGATTGAGCCGGGGATCACCCTGATTGTCGGCGGCGGCTATCACGGAAAGTCCACGGTCCTCTCCGCCATCCAACGGGGCGTTTACGCTCATGTTCCGGGCGACGGACGTGAGTTGGTCGCGACCCTTCCAGCCGCGATGAAAATCCGCGCAGCTGACGGTCGACCCGTCACCAAAGTTGATGTCTCGCCCTTCATCAACCATCTACCAACCGGATCGAATACCTCGCGCTTCTCGACCCAGAATGCTTCAGGGTCCACGTCGCAGGCGGCCAGCATCATTGAGGCACTTGGGGCGCGGTCACCCCTACTGCTGATTGACGAGGACACGTCGGCAACTAACCTAATGATCCGAGATGAACGGATGCGCGAGTTGGTGGTCTCCTCTCAAGAGCCGATCACCCCACTGATTGACCGGATTCGGGGACTGTACGAGTCCGACAGTGTCTCGCTCATCCTCGTCATGGGTGGTTCTGGCGCGTACTTGGATGTCGCAGACCGTGTCCTTCAGATGGACTCCTATCGGTGTGAAGACGTGACCGAACGGGCGCACAAGATCGCGGAAGAGAACCCTCGTGAGCGCACTGACATCGCCGGATTTCCCGATTTGCTACCGCGTTGCCCGACGAGGATCAAGACCGGGGGAGATCGTCAGAAAACAAAGGTCTCTGGGACCCATTCGATCGGAATAGACAAACAGAACATCGATGTCAGCGACGTCGAACAGGTCGTGGAACAGGGTCAAACCGAAGCGATTGCTTGGGCCGTTAGGGGAATCCTGCAGGCGCTCTCGGATGGAGAGAAGACTGTCGCGGACTTAACGGAAGAGGTCGAGGCCATCCTCGAAAAAGACGGCCTCGACGCACTGGTCAGGTTCGGAGCAAGAAAGTACCCGGCGTTCCTAGCAAGGCCGCGAGCGGTAGATATTGCTGCGGCGCTGAACCGTTATAGGGCTCTGGAGATCGCCTAG
- a CDS encoding formate/nitrite transporter family protein codes for MSTVEQKVFPGAEFVSRVLDAADSKETMTKRVTRVFLMRAGMAGMLAGLFYLANFAVIAAFAQVGSNMVGVGRLLGAITFGFALSFIYYTGSELLTSNMMVTTIAVYFRRMKAGRATWILLLCFLGNAAGGLLVAILVYFSTLLDGSTGEFVAGAVDTKLGYITGGAAGIGDLFVRAILCNFMINLAMLLIYNGRVKSDGVKVVSMVVAVMVFAFLGFEHSVANTVLFLIQGLSAGIDVWLALANVGVVLVGNFVGGGLMIGLYYAYLNDSGRLLRPSPTTGEISETD; via the coding sequence ATGAGTACCGTCGAGCAAAAAGTCTTCCCCGGTGCTGAGTTTGTGTCCCGGGTTCTGGACGCAGCCGACTCGAAAGAGACCATGACCAAGCGGGTTACCCGAGTCTTCTTGATGCGGGCTGGAATGGCAGGAATGCTCGCCGGACTCTTCTATTTGGCGAACTTCGCCGTGATTGCGGCCTTTGCTCAAGTCGGCTCAAACATGGTCGGAGTTGGCCGTCTGCTCGGCGCTATAACCTTTGGGTTCGCGCTGTCGTTCATCTATTACACCGGTTCTGAGCTACTGACCTCGAACATGATGGTCACTACGATTGCCGTCTATTTCCGCCGCATGAAAGCCGGCAGAGCGACCTGGATTCTACTTCTTTGTTTTCTGGGGAACGCCGCGGGTGGCCTGCTGGTGGCGATCCTCGTGTACTTCTCCACTCTTCTGGACGGATCGACAGGAGAGTTTGTTGCGGGCGCAGTAGATACCAAACTCGGTTACATTACCGGTGGCGCTGCGGGCATCGGCGACCTGTTTGTGCGGGCGATTCTCTGCAACTTCATGATCAACCTGGCGATGCTGCTGATCTATAACGGCCGCGTGAAGTCGGACGGAGTCAAGGTTGTTTCGATGGTCGTGGCGGTAATGGTTTTTGCCTTCCTCGGTTTCGAGCATTCGGTCGCGAACACAGTCTTGTTCCTGATTCAAGGACTGAGTGCGGGCATCGATGTTTGGTTAGCTCTGGCCAACGTTGGTGTCGTGCTAGTCGGGAACTTTGTTGGCGGTGGCCTGATGATCGGCCTGTACTACGCCTATCTGAACGATTCTGGCAGACTGCTCCGCCCCAGCCCCACGACTGGTGAGATCTCAGAGACGGACTAG
- a CDS encoding PadR family transcriptional regulator, whose protein sequence is MLELAILGELEEPLHGYELRKRLSRSLGPVRRLSFGSLYPALHRLDDRGLIRVVENAVPEVRLSKWSGKPVRTDSSAPKKNQVVYQTTDAGREYLESALTTAEMDDESLGLTMGLMSRATPATRLTLLMQRRALVLERHEASENAKKSSDYWVRSKGELDSEQTLRELSWIDRLIQNDPGLQNPSSTN, encoded by the coding sequence ATGCTTGAGCTTGCCATTCTTGGTGAACTCGAAGAGCCGCTTCATGGTTACGAGCTACGGAAGCGCCTCTCCCGTTCGCTCGGACCTGTTCGCCGCCTCTCATTTGGATCCCTCTACCCGGCACTGCACCGACTCGACGATCGAGGACTCATCCGGGTCGTTGAAAATGCGGTTCCGGAGGTTCGCCTATCGAAGTGGTCTGGAAAGCCTGTACGAACTGACTCATCCGCACCAAAAAAGAATCAAGTTGTTTATCAAACGACTGATGCTGGTCGGGAGTATCTTGAATCGGCGCTTACAACCGCTGAGATGGACGATGAATCGTTGGGTTTGACGATGGGGCTCATGTCCCGCGCGACTCCAGCAACCAGACTGACTCTGCTGATGCAGCGCAGGGCCCTGGTCTTGGAACGGCATGAGGCTAGTGAGAATGCAAAGAAGTCCTCGGACTACTGGGTCCGCTCGAAGGGCGAGCTGGATTCTGAGCAGACGCTTCGTGAACTTTCCTGGATCGACCGTTTGATCCAGAACGACCCCGGTTTACAAAACCCGAGCAGCACCAACTAA
- a CDS encoding inositol-3-phosphate synthase — protein sequence MSEIRTAIVGVGNCASSLIQGLEYYKDTKATDTIPGLMHVQFGDYHVSDVKVVAAFDVIENKVGKDLSEAILAEPNCTVVFADVPETGVIVQHGNTLDGLGEYYQETVEESPLDAVDVVKVLKDAKVDVLVSYLPVGSEEADRFYAQCAIDAGCAFVNCLPVFIASDPEWAAKFEAAGVPIVGDDIKSQFGATISHRDIVRLMEERGVRIDRTYQLNVGGNMDFMNMLQRSRLESKKISKTQAVTSNMKSQFEDRNVHVGPSDYVPWLDDRKFAFVRIEGTTFGDVPIQMEYKLEVWDSPNSAGIVIDAIRAAKIALDRGIGGPIWGPAAYFMKSPPIQMEDRVARHQVEEFIKGGDNVKPKDGAVNKSATVED from the coding sequence ATGAGCGAAATTCGCACTGCGATTGTCGGCGTAGGAAACTGTGCTTCCTCTCTTATTCAGGGGCTTGAGTACTACAAAGATACGAAGGCAACCGACACGATTCCAGGTCTGATGCACGTTCAGTTCGGCGACTACCACGTGAGCGACGTTAAAGTTGTCGCAGCGTTCGACGTCATCGAGAACAAGGTTGGTAAGGACCTGTCCGAAGCTATCCTTGCCGAGCCCAATTGCACCGTTGTGTTTGCTGATGTACCCGAGACTGGAGTGATCGTTCAGCACGGAAACACCCTCGATGGACTGGGCGAGTACTACCAGGAGACAGTTGAGGAATCACCGCTTGACGCAGTGGATGTCGTCAAGGTTCTGAAGGACGCAAAGGTCGATGTCCTGGTGTCTTACCTGCCTGTCGGCTCAGAGGAAGCGGATCGTTTCTACGCCCAGTGCGCCATCGATGCGGGTTGCGCGTTCGTGAACTGCCTCCCCGTTTTCATTGCCTCTGATCCTGAATGGGCAGCGAAGTTTGAGGCTGCTGGTGTCCCAATTGTTGGTGACGACATCAAGAGCCAGTTCGGCGCGACTATTAGTCACCGAGACATCGTTCGTCTAATGGAAGAGCGCGGAGTCAGGATCGACCGCACCTATCAGCTGAACGTCGGCGGCAACATGGACTTCATGAATATGCTGCAGCGTTCGCGCCTTGAGTCGAAGAAGATTTCCAAGACGCAGGCGGTCACCTCGAACATGAAGTCGCAGTTCGAAGATCGAAACGTTCACGTCGGGCCTTCGGATTATGTGCCCTGGCTTGATGACCGCAAGTTTGCTTTTGTCCGTATCGAGGGCACCACGTTCGGTGATGTCCCGATTCAGATGGAGTACAAGCTTGAGGTCTGGGACTCCCCGAACTCGGCGGGCATTGTTATTGATGCGATTCGTGCAGCCAAGATCGCCCTCGATCGAGGAATTGGTGGGCCGATCTGGGGTCCCGCGGCCTATTTCATGAAGTCTCCGCCGATTCAGATGGAAGACCGCGTGGCACGCCACCAGGTTGAAGAGTTCATCAAGGGTGGGGACAACGTCAAGCCTAAGGACGGTGCAGTAAACAAGAGTGCGACCGTCGAGGACTAG